From Alcaligenes faecalis, the proteins below share one genomic window:
- the ruvC gene encoding crossover junction endodeoxyribonuclease RuvC, protein MRILGIDPGLRRTGFGVIDAQGPSLRYVASGTIVVPPDLPLAERLKLILTHITEVIEQSKPDTSAIEKVFVNSNPASTLLLGQARGAALCALAVGGLDVHEYTALQIKKTVTGSGHAAKEQIQLMVQRLLQLNGLPAPDSADALACAISHAHHSSVVGGLQKSGAITTGPRRRIRAGRILG, encoded by the coding sequence ATGCGAATCCTGGGCATAGACCCTGGCTTGCGTCGCACTGGTTTCGGAGTGATCGACGCCCAGGGGCCCAGCTTGCGCTATGTGGCCAGCGGGACCATTGTGGTCCCGCCTGATCTGCCTCTGGCAGAGCGACTAAAGCTGATTCTGACTCACATCACGGAAGTGATTGAGCAAAGCAAGCCCGATACCTCTGCCATCGAAAAAGTCTTTGTAAACAGCAACCCTGCCTCGACCCTTTTGCTGGGACAGGCTCGGGGTGCCGCCTTGTGTGCGCTGGCGGTAGGTGGGCTGGATGTGCATGAGTACACGGCCTTGCAGATCAAGAAAACCGTCACCGGCAGCGGCCATGCTGCCAAAGAACAAATCCAGCTGATGGTACAGCGGCTTCTGCAGCTGAACGGCCTGCCTGCGCCGGACTCGGCCGATGCCCTGGCCTGCGCCATCAGCCATGCTCATCACAGCAGTGTGGTGGGCGGCCTGCAAAAAAGCGGAGCCATCACCACCGGGCCGCGCCGTCGCATTCGCGCTGGCCGGATCTTGGGTTAA
- the purH gene encoding bifunctional phosphoribosylaminoimidazolecarboxamide formyltransferase/IMP cyclohydrolase, whose translation MKIQTALLSVSDKTGIVEFAQALAQRGVRLLSTGGTAKLLAQAGLTVTEVAQHTGSPEILDGRVKTLHPKIHGGLLARRDSAEHLKTLEEHGIDRIDLLVVNLYPFRETIAKPGCTFADAVENIDIGGPAMLRAAAKNHGTPEGGACVVIDPVDYERVLADMDGPAGHPSYGLRLELAAKVYAHTAAYDGAIAAYLSSLAQAEPAQDSAPEVNTWPNVLTIQLKQEQTLRYGENPHQSAAFYTDGTIGEGLLGRYKQLQGKELSYNNIADADAAWECVRSFDAGACVIVKHANPCGVALGETAEESYRKAFQTDPTSAFGGIIAFNREVDEAAAQAISSQFVEVLLAPSYTQGALDVFAAKKNVRVLSIQPGQAHNAFDVKRVGGGWLVQTPDTFRDNTEGFKVVTQVQPSAQQMQDMLFAWNVAKYVKSNAIVFCGQGMTLGVGAGQMSRVDSARIASIKAENAGLTLQGSAVASDAFFPFRDGLDVVAEAGATCVIQPGGSVRDDEVIAAANERGIAMVLTGTRHFRH comes from the coding sequence ATGAAAATCCAGACAGCTCTTCTCTCTGTCTCCGACAAAACCGGTATTGTCGAATTTGCCCAAGCACTCGCCCAGCGGGGAGTGCGGCTTCTATCCACTGGCGGCACGGCCAAGCTGCTGGCCCAGGCCGGCCTGACTGTTACCGAAGTGGCCCAGCACACCGGTTCGCCAGAAATTCTGGATGGCCGTGTCAAAACACTGCATCCAAAAATTCACGGTGGCCTGCTGGCCCGTCGCGACAGCGCCGAACACTTGAAGACTCTGGAAGAGCACGGCATTGACCGTATCGATCTGCTGGTCGTCAACCTCTACCCTTTCCGTGAAACCATTGCCAAGCCTGGTTGCACCTTTGCCGATGCGGTAGAGAACATTGATATTGGTGGCCCCGCCATGTTGCGCGCTGCTGCCAAAAACCACGGCACGCCTGAAGGCGGCGCCTGTGTCGTCATTGACCCCGTCGATTACGAACGCGTGCTGGCTGATATGGACGGCCCTGCTGGTCACCCTTCTTACGGCCTGCGTCTGGAACTGGCTGCCAAGGTCTACGCCCACACCGCCGCTTACGACGGTGCCATCGCGGCTTACCTGAGCAGTCTGGCTCAAGCCGAGCCTGCCCAGGACAGCGCCCCCGAAGTGAACACCTGGCCCAATGTGCTGACCATTCAGCTCAAACAGGAGCAGACTCTGCGCTACGGCGAGAACCCGCACCAAAGCGCGGCTTTCTACACAGACGGCACCATTGGCGAAGGTCTGCTGGGTCGCTACAAGCAATTGCAGGGCAAGGAACTGTCCTACAACAATATTGCTGACGCCGATGCCGCCTGGGAATGTGTACGCAGCTTTGACGCGGGCGCTTGCGTCATCGTCAAGCACGCCAATCCTTGCGGTGTAGCCCTGGGCGAAACCGCCGAGGAATCCTACCGCAAAGCGTTCCAAACCGATCCAACGTCGGCCTTTGGCGGCATTATTGCCTTCAACCGCGAAGTGGACGAAGCCGCTGCCCAGGCGATCAGCAGCCAGTTTGTGGAAGTGCTGCTGGCACCTTCCTACACTCAAGGTGCTCTGGACGTGTTTGCCGCGAAAAAGAACGTGCGCGTGCTGAGCATTCAGCCCGGCCAGGCTCACAACGCGTTTGACGTCAAGCGTGTCGGTGGCGGCTGGTTGGTACAAACACCCGACACGTTCCGCGATAACACCGAAGGCTTCAAGGTCGTGACGCAAGTCCAACCTAGCGCCCAGCAAATGCAAGACATGCTGTTTGCCTGGAACGTGGCCAAGTACGTGAAATCCAACGCGATCGTGTTCTGCGGTCAGGGCATGACGCTGGGCGTAGGTGCTGGCCAGATGAGCCGTGTGGACTCTGCCCGCATCGCTTCCATCAAGGCTGAAAACGCTGGCTTGACCCTGCAGGGTTCGGCTGTCGCGTCCGACGCTTTCTTCCCCTTCCGCGATGGTCTGGATGTGGTTGCCGAAGCGGGCGCCACCTGCGTGATTCAACCCGGCGGCAGCGTGCGTGATGACGAAGTCATTGCCGCCGCCAACGAGCGTGGAATTGCCATGGTCCTGACCGGCACACGCCACTTCCGTCACTAA
- a CDS encoding FAD-dependent monooxygenase, whose protein sequence is MNATDYDIAICGAGPVGASLALMLAAQHPSPSRIAVLGKNFNLASTEHAQGDPRTLALNHGSRRLILNQLKAWPERAALMRTVHVSQKGRLGRCLIQADELGVPDLGAVVHYDDLLWALHARLRDSGVTLLSAQEARTHSAPKQILVDHDAGQATALIAVQCDGVRPSGVRRDYGQHALLTTVRASQPQTGWAYERFTEHGPFAALPHPDAPDLYAIVWCNSPERSQSLSELPVEAFQAAMLQAFGERLGHLELVSKRHIFPLAFHAGPSRLSERLLAVGNAAQTLHPVAGQGLNLGLRDVAQLSQCLAAWQADCSQNPDPFLARYARLRRPDRWLTAAITDTLPRLFATKNPLIQHACGLGLLAMDTLPFARQPFARQLLQGMRA, encoded by the coding sequence ATGAATGCCACCGACTACGACATCGCCATTTGTGGCGCCGGTCCCGTAGGCGCATCTTTGGCGCTAATGCTGGCTGCCCAGCACCCAAGCCCGTCACGCATTGCCGTTCTGGGGAAAAACTTCAATCTGGCCAGTACCGAACATGCCCAGGGCGATCCACGCACCCTGGCCCTGAATCACGGCAGCCGTCGCCTGATTCTGAATCAGCTCAAAGCCTGGCCCGAGCGCGCCGCCCTGATGCGCACCGTGCATGTTTCCCAAAAAGGACGCCTGGGCCGTTGTCTGATTCAAGCCGACGAACTGGGTGTACCTGACCTTGGCGCCGTGGTTCATTACGATGATTTGCTCTGGGCCCTGCATGCCCGGCTCCGGGACAGCGGCGTCACGCTGCTGTCCGCTCAGGAGGCCCGTACTCACTCCGCCCCCAAACAGATTCTGGTCGACCACGATGCGGGTCAGGCCACAGCCTTGATTGCCGTGCAATGTGATGGCGTCCGTCCAAGCGGCGTGCGACGCGATTACGGTCAACACGCCTTGTTGACGACGGTGCGCGCCAGCCAGCCTCAAACCGGCTGGGCCTACGAGCGCTTTACCGAACACGGCCCCTTTGCCGCACTGCCCCACCCTGATGCACCCGACCTGTATGCCATCGTCTGGTGCAACAGCCCTGAACGCAGCCAATCTCTATCCGAACTGCCGGTCGAGGCGTTTCAGGCCGCCATGTTGCAAGCCTTTGGAGAGCGCCTGGGACATCTGGAGCTGGTCTCCAAGCGTCACATCTTTCCCCTCGCCTTTCATGCCGGCCCCAGCCGCTTGTCCGAGCGCCTGCTGGCAGTCGGCAATGCCGCCCAGACCTTGCACCCGGTGGCCGGTCAGGGCCTGAACCTGGGCCTGCGTGATGTCGCACAATTGTCACAGTGTCTGGCCGCCTGGCAAGCCGATTGCAGCCAGAACCCCGATCCCTTTTTGGCGCGTTATGCCCGTCTGCGTCGCCCCGATCGCTGGTTGACCGCCGCCATCACCGACACCTTGCCGCGTCTGTTTGCGACCAAGAATCCGTTGATACAACATGCGTGTGGTCTGGGGCTGTTGGCCATGGACACCCTGCCGTTCGCTCGTCAGCCCTTTGCACGGCAATTGCTGCAAGGGATGCGCGCCTAG
- a CDS encoding M48 family metalloprotease has product MQFKPARSALSLCLALSLAFSSVLPVQAQPMGIPSMGAASGAELSPALERTLGNAIMEQGRRSPEYVSDPDINQYLTDMGRKLAQYGPAMAQPVTVFALRDSSINAFALPGGYIGIHSGLFTASQSESELASVLAHEIAHVAQRHVARGITQSAQSNHLLIAALAGALLGALAGSGDLAMGAAAFGQAAAVDRQLGFSRQAEQEADRVGFEMLLKAGYEPQGMVQMFQRLAAASRLNERATANEYASTHPMSQQRESDISNRVRGLPASNYQDTPSFWYIRAKLMVMQAGGGQSLRVLEQALQSSNQSQSDLERSAAQYGLAYIAQGRQDYEQARAHLAQARAQGKFQAPELDTLDIRIAIADRDVQGALNLAKQAWQRWPKSQGVALAYVQVLQQLGQNDQAQAFLMDRIKQWPDEPQLHQLLAQTYDRLGDGVKARRAMAQYYELVGALPTAVEQLQQARNLTQDFYQQSELDTQIRQLRERVESERVLLERFRS; this is encoded by the coding sequence ATGCAGTTTAAACCCGCCCGTTCCGCGCTTTCTTTATGTCTGGCATTGTCGCTGGCGTTCAGTTCGGTGTTGCCTGTGCAGGCGCAGCCTATGGGCATTCCTTCCATGGGAGCGGCCTCGGGCGCCGAGTTGTCGCCGGCTTTGGAAAGGACGCTGGGCAACGCCATCATGGAGCAGGGCAGGCGCTCGCCCGAATATGTGTCGGACCCGGATATCAATCAGTATCTGACGGATATGGGCCGCAAACTGGCCCAGTACGGCCCCGCCATGGCGCAGCCCGTGACGGTATTTGCCTTGCGCGATAGCAGCATCAACGCCTTCGCCTTGCCCGGTGGTTATATCGGTATTCATAGCGGCCTGTTTACGGCTTCGCAGTCCGAGTCTGAACTGGCCTCAGTTCTGGCGCACGAAATTGCCCACGTAGCGCAACGTCACGTTGCTCGCGGTATTACTCAAAGTGCACAAAGCAACCATTTGCTGATTGCCGCCCTGGCCGGTGCCTTGTTGGGCGCCTTGGCGGGCAGCGGTGATCTGGCGATGGGGGCGGCTGCTTTCGGACAGGCGGCGGCGGTGGACCGTCAACTGGGCTTTTCGCGTCAGGCTGAGCAGGAAGCTGACCGGGTCGGCTTCGAAATGCTGCTCAAGGCAGGCTACGAACCTCAAGGTATGGTGCAGATGTTTCAACGTCTGGCCGCGGCTTCGCGCCTGAATGAACGTGCGACAGCCAATGAGTACGCCAGCACTCACCCCATGTCCCAGCAGCGTGAATCGGACATCAGCAACCGGGTGCGTGGTCTGCCAGCCAGCAATTATCAGGATACGCCCTCGTTCTGGTATATCCGTGCGAAGTTGATGGTGATGCAGGCTGGGGGCGGGCAGTCCTTGCGTGTTCTGGAGCAGGCGCTGCAAAGCTCGAATCAGTCGCAAAGCGATCTGGAGCGTTCGGCGGCACAGTATGGCCTGGCCTATATTGCGCAAGGCCGCCAGGATTACGAGCAGGCCCGCGCGCATCTGGCCCAGGCGCGGGCGCAAGGCAAGTTTCAGGCTCCTGAACTGGATACCCTGGATATACGCATTGCGATTGCCGATCGTGATGTACAAGGCGCCCTGAACTTGGCCAAGCAGGCCTGGCAGCGTTGGCCCAAGAGCCAAGGGGTTGCCCTGGCATATGTGCAGGTCCTGCAGCAATTGGGGCAGAACGATCAGGCCCAGGCTTTCTTGATGGATCGCATCAAGCAATGGCCTGATGAACCCCAACTGCATCAGCTGCTGGCACAAACGTACGACCGTTTGGGTGATGGGGTGAAAGCCCGACGTGCCATGGCTCAATATTATGAATTAGTTGGGGCCTTGCCTACGGCGGTGGAGCAATTGCAGCAGGCGCGCAATCTGACTCAGGACTTCTATCAGCAGTCCGAGCTGGATACGCAGATTCGCCAATTGCGCGAGCGCGTTGAAAGTGAGCGTGTCTTGCTGGAGCGTTTCCGCTCCTGA
- a CDS encoding helix-turn-helix domain-containing protein: protein MSTTNPLEQSVRERLERYFADLGESEPRDLLSMVISCVERPVLQVALEKSAGNQSKAAEMLGITRSTLRKKLSAHNLQP from the coding sequence ATGTCAACGACCAACCCACTAGAACAGTCCGTACGTGAACGCCTCGAACGCTACTTCGCCGATCTGGGCGAATCCGAGCCACGCGATCTGTTGTCGATGGTCATCTCCTGCGTGGAACGGCCTGTCCTGCAAGTTGCCCTGGAGAAATCCGCGGGCAACCAATCCAAGGCCGCAGAAATGCTGGGCATCACGCGTAGTACTTTGCGCAAGAAGCTCAGCGCCCACAATCTGCAACCCTGA
- the ruvA gene encoding Holliday junction branch migration protein RuvA: MIGRIRGTLIEKQPPTICVDVGGVGYEIDVPMSTLYQMPELGAQVNLFTHLAIREDAHVLFGFSSLNERSTFKALIKVTGIGARTALSLLSGMSAEELADAITRQETSRLVKIPGIGKKTAERLLLELRGKLGADLGSGGAVSATPNSRDDVLHALEALGYSNKEASIAVKALPDDIDVSEGIKQALKSLSRA, encoded by the coding sequence ATGATAGGTCGCATCCGGGGTACCTTGATCGAAAAACAACCGCCTACCATCTGTGTGGATGTGGGTGGGGTTGGTTATGAAATCGATGTACCCATGAGTACGCTCTACCAAATGCCGGAACTGGGCGCGCAGGTCAATCTGTTCACCCATCTGGCCATTCGTGAAGATGCTCACGTGCTGTTTGGCTTTTCCAGCCTGAACGAGCGCAGCACTTTCAAGGCACTGATCAAAGTCACCGGCATTGGCGCCCGCACGGCCCTGTCCTTGCTTTCGGGCATGAGTGCTGAAGAGCTGGCCGATGCTATTACCCGCCAGGAGACTTCCCGTCTGGTGAAGATTCCAGGCATAGGCAAGAAAACCGCCGAGCGTCTTTTGCTGGAACTGCGTGGCAAGCTGGGTGCAGACCTGGGCAGCGGTGGCGCCGTCAGCGCCACTCCCAATAGCCGTGATGATGTGTTGCACGCTTTGGAAGCCCTGGGCTACTCCAACAAGGAGGCCAGTATTGCTGTCAAAGCCTTGCCGGATGATATTGATGTGTCGGAAGGGATCAAGCAGGCATTGAAGTCGCTGTCACGCGCTTGA
- a CDS encoding cytochrome c oxidase assembly protein: MSLLDWLTPWEFSPVLLLTFLLVIALYVRGRQVHRPNLLRQSFFWIGLILLYLSLHTRLDYYAERMFFIHRAQHLILHHLGPLFLMGAYPGQTLRAGLPLSWRRALAQWLRRPSGRRVQAILTNPILVAFLFVFLVLIWMLPTVQFYSMLDWRLYRLMNWSVVISGIMYWNLILDRRPSPPARLSVGGRILSPVITMVPQMVVGAIITFTEYDLYPIFDLCGRAIPGMDALADQVMGGLIMWVLAGLVEVFGLLYALGTLMRLSARHRLPESRKRASAMMVRAN; the protein is encoded by the coding sequence ATGTCCTTGCTCGACTGGCTGACACCTTGGGAGTTTTCTCCTGTTCTGCTTTTGACCTTTTTGCTGGTCATTGCTTTGTACGTCCGGGGGCGGCAAGTACACCGCCCCAATCTTTTGCGCCAGTCCTTCTTCTGGATTGGCCTGATTCTCCTCTATCTTTCCTTGCACACGCGTCTGGACTATTACGCCGAGCGCATGTTCTTCATCCATCGGGCCCAGCATTTGATCTTGCATCATCTGGGCCCCTTGTTCCTGATGGGAGCCTACCCTGGCCAGACCCTGCGCGCCGGCCTGCCTTTAAGCTGGCGTCGTGCTCTGGCTCAATGGCTGCGTAGACCCAGTGGCCGACGCGTTCAGGCTATCCTGACCAACCCGATACTGGTCGCCTTTCTGTTTGTTTTCCTGGTCCTGATCTGGATGCTGCCCACGGTGCAGTTTTACTCCATGCTGGACTGGCGTCTGTACCGTTTGATGAACTGGTCTGTGGTTATCAGCGGGATCATGTACTGGAACCTGATTCTGGATCGTCGGCCTTCGCCACCGGCCCGGCTGTCGGTGGGGGGGCGTATACTTTCGCCGGTTATCACCATGGTGCCGCAAATGGTTGTGGGTGCCATCATCACCTTTACCGAATACGACCTGTATCCGATTTTCGATTTATGTGGTCGTGCCATTCCGGGCATGGATGCGCTGGCTGATCAGGTCATGGGGGGGCTGATCATGTGGGTGCTGGCCGGTCTGGTGGAAGTGTTTGGCCTTTTGTATGCCTTGGGCACCTTGATGCGCCTGTCAGCGCGTCACCGTTTGCCAGAATCTCGCAAGCGGGCAAGCGCTATGATGGTCAGGGCCAATTGA
- the dusB gene encoding tRNA dihydrouridine synthase DusB codes for MRIGPWTLPNPIFIAPMAGVTDRPYRRLCKTLGAGYAVSEMAASNKRLWDSVKTSRRLNHEGEADPVAVQIAGSDPEMMAEAAVFNISKGARIIDINMGCPAKKVCNVASGSALLRDEPRIIEILEHVVKACTPYQVPVTLKTRTGWDAQSRNAVRIARLAEDIGIAALTLHGRTRCDFYQGHAEYDTIREVKNSLSIPVIANGDIDSPEKAKFVLEYTGADAVMIGRAAQGRPWIFREILHYLEHGEHRAAPTFGELRDCMIEHLQDHYAFYGQHTGVRTARKHIGWYLSDMPDSRHWLDQINRIENCADQLEAITHWFQECDLDQPYLQ; via the coding sequence ATGCGTATCGGCCCCTGGACCCTTCCTAACCCCATTTTCATTGCCCCCATGGCTGGAGTCACAGACAGACCTTATCGTCGTCTGTGCAAGACGCTGGGCGCCGGTTATGCTGTCTCGGAAATGGCCGCCAGCAACAAGCGCTTGTGGGACAGCGTAAAAACATCCCGACGTCTGAATCACGAGGGTGAGGCTGATCCGGTTGCTGTACAGATTGCCGGTTCCGACCCTGAAATGATGGCCGAAGCAGCCGTGTTCAATATCAGCAAAGGCGCTCGCATCATCGATATCAATATGGGTTGCCCGGCCAAAAAAGTGTGTAACGTGGCCTCGGGTTCCGCGCTCTTGCGTGACGAGCCACGCATCATTGAAATCCTTGAACACGTTGTCAAGGCATGTACTCCCTACCAGGTTCCGGTTACACTCAAGACCCGCACCGGCTGGGATGCGCAATCGCGCAATGCTGTTCGTATTGCCCGCTTGGCCGAGGATATCGGCATCGCCGCTTTGACCCTGCATGGCCGCACACGCTGCGACTTCTACCAGGGCCACGCCGAATACGACACCATACGCGAAGTCAAAAACAGCCTCTCTATTCCGGTCATCGCCAATGGGGATATCGATAGTCCCGAAAAGGCAAAATTCGTACTAGAGTACACCGGAGCGGATGCCGTCATGATCGGTCGAGCCGCGCAAGGACGTCCCTGGATTTTCCGGGAAATCCTGCATTACCTCGAACATGGCGAACATCGTGCAGCCCCCACCTTTGGCGAGCTGCGCGATTGCATGATCGAACACCTGCAAGACCACTACGCTTTCTACGGGCAGCACACTGGAGTACGTACTGCCCGCAAGCACATAGGCTGGTATCTGTCGGATATGCCGGACTCCCGACACTGGCTGGATCAGATTAATCGTATCGAAAACTGTGCAGATCAATTAGAAGCCATTACTCACTGGTTTCAAGAATGCGACCTGGACCAGCCCTACCTGCAATAA